In the genome of Streptomyces globosus, one region contains:
- a CDS encoding pentapeptide repeat-containing protein: protein MPATPATPAADPHDRDRLRADCANCFALCCVALPFARSNDFAVDKAAGTPCTNLRQDFRCGIHTRLRDSGFQGCTTFDCFGAGQQVSQVTFGGEDWRSHPGTARRMFEVFPLMRQLHELLFYVTEALARPAARPLHPRLRALLDETTRWTAAGADALTADLDLPDLRGRINTLLLETSELVRAGAPGRRRSHRGADLMGARLAGADLRGANLRGAYLIAADLSGADLRLADLIGADFRDTDLRGADLRDALFLTQAQLGAARGDAGTRIPPGLTRPAHWD from the coding sequence GTGCCAGCCACCCCCGCCACCCCCGCCGCAGACCCCCACGACAGGGACCGCCTCCGCGCCGACTGCGCGAACTGCTTCGCCCTGTGCTGCGTAGCCCTCCCCTTCGCCAGGTCGAACGACTTCGCCGTGGACAAGGCCGCCGGCACCCCCTGCACGAACCTCCGCCAGGACTTCCGCTGCGGCATCCACACCCGCCTGCGCGACTCCGGTTTCCAGGGCTGCACCACCTTCGACTGCTTCGGCGCCGGCCAGCAGGTCTCCCAGGTCACGTTCGGCGGCGAGGACTGGCGCAGCCACCCCGGCACCGCCCGCCGCATGTTCGAGGTCTTCCCCCTCATGCGGCAGCTCCACGAACTCCTCTTCTACGTCACCGAAGCCCTCGCCCGCCCGGCCGCCCGCCCCCTGCACCCCCGGCTGCGCGCCCTCCTCGACGAGACCACCCGCTGGACCGCCGCCGGCGCCGACGCCCTCACGGCGGACCTGGACCTCCCGGACCTCCGCGGCCGCATCAACACCCTCCTCCTGGAGACCAGCGAACTCGTCCGCGCCGGGGCCCCCGGCCGCCGCCGCAGCCACCGCGGCGCCGACCTCATGGGCGCCCGCCTCGCCGGAGCCGACCTGCGGGGCGCCAACCTCCGCGGCGCCTACCTCATCGCCGCGGACCTCTCCGGCGCCGACCTCCGCCTCGCCGACCTCATCGGCGCCGACTTCCGCGACACCGACCTGCGCGGAGCCGACCTGCGCGACGCCCTCTTCCTCACCCAGGCCCAGCTGGGCGCCGCCCGGGGCGACGCCGGCACCAGGATTCCGCCGGGCCTCACCCGTCCCGCGCACTGGGACTGA
- a CDS encoding thioesterase family protein — MAFYERIDGERFLATEDTRGPWDAGAQHAGPPAALLGRAVEERAGARPDMRIARITFDILRPVPLGVVSVRVRELRLGRSTEVVEAELEPAGAGQPAVVARALRVRVAGDGVVPAVAEGPRLPPPGSLAPSPFYAVPWERGYHTAMEMRFAEGGFTEPGPGACWMRMRVPLVAGEPVGALDRVLVAADSGNGISAAVDFRRFVFVNSDLTVHLHRHPAGEWVGVQARTSVDPAGIGLADSVLHDEKGPLGRGAQSLFVAPRP, encoded by the coding sequence ATGGCGTTCTACGAGCGGATCGACGGGGAGCGGTTCCTGGCCACCGAGGACACGCGGGGGCCGTGGGATGCGGGGGCGCAGCACGCGGGGCCGCCGGCCGCGCTGCTCGGCCGGGCGGTCGAGGAGCGGGCGGGGGCGCGGCCGGACATGCGGATCGCGCGGATCACCTTCGACATCCTGCGGCCGGTGCCGCTGGGCGTGGTGTCCGTACGGGTGCGGGAGCTGCGGCTGGGCCGGAGCACCGAGGTGGTGGAGGCGGAGCTGGAGCCGGCGGGCGCCGGGCAGCCGGCGGTGGTCGCGCGGGCGCTGCGGGTGCGGGTGGCCGGGGACGGTGTGGTGCCGGCGGTGGCGGAGGGGCCGCGGCTGCCGCCGCCGGGGTCGCTGGCGCCGTCGCCGTTCTATGCGGTGCCGTGGGAGCGGGGCTACCACACGGCGATGGAGATGCGGTTCGCCGAGGGGGGCTTCACCGAGCCGGGGCCGGGGGCCTGCTGGATGCGGATGCGGGTGCCGCTGGTGGCGGGTGAGCCGGTCGGGGCGCTGGACCGGGTGCTGGTCGCGGCGGACTCCGGCAACGGGATCAGCGCGGCCGTCGACTTCAGGCGGTTTGTCTTCGTCAACAGCGACCTGACGGTGCATCTGCACCGGCACCCGGCGGGCGAGTGGGTCGGGGTGCAGGCGCGGACGAGCGTCGACCCGGCGGGGATCGGGCTCGCGGACTCGGTCCTGCACGACGAGAAGGGGCCCCTCGGCAGGGGGGCGCAGAGCCTTTTCGTGGCGCCGCGCCCCTGA